The DNA region TAGCCTCTTCCATTCCTAAAGATCTCATCATGTGTAAGAAGTTTACTATTGAATCATCATCCATAGTAATTACATACTTAGCAAGTACTCCATCTAGAACTCTTCCTTCAATTACATATGTTCCATCTTCATCTTGAGTGATAATGAAGTCCTCCTTATCTCCTCTTATCTCTCTTAGAACTTCATCTACATTTGTTTCCTCTTCTAATGGCTCTCTCTCTATCTCTTCTAACATATTCCAGCTTCTATATAATACCTCTTTAATACCTTCATTTAATATTACAGATACAGGGTACACTTCATTTCCTTGAGCTTCTACATAAGATTTGAATTTTTCATATTTTTCCATATCCCATAATAAGTCCATCTTATTAGCTAAAACTATTTGTTTTTTCTTTGCTAATTTTTCACTAAATTTTCTAAGCTCAGTATTTATCTTCTCATAGTCTTCAATAGCATCTCTTCCCTCTATCTCTGCCACATCAACTAAATGATATATCATCTTACATCTTTCAATATGTCTTAAGAATTTATCTCCAAGCCCTACTCCTTCATGAGCTCCCTCAATAAGTCCAGGAATATCTGCTATTACGAAAGATTTCCCTTCCTCTAATCTCACTACTCCAAGTTTTGGTTCAAGAGTTGTAAAGTGGTAACTTCCAACTTTTGAATTTGCTGCTGAAACTCTATTGATAAAACTTGATTTTCCAACTGATGGATATCCAACAAGAGCAACATCAGCTATAAGTTTTAATTCTAATTTTACTTTTAACTCAGCCCCTTCTCTACCTTTTCCAGCTATTTTTGGAGTCTTTCTAATAGAAGATTTAAAGTGAACGTTTCCAAGTCCTCCTTTTCCTCCTCTTAATAAAACTCTCTCCTCTCCTGCTACGTTTAAGTCAAGTAAAAGTTTTCCAGTTTCAATATCTCTTACTTGTGTTCCCACAGGAACTTTAATTACTAAGTTTTCACCTGTTTTTCCATACATTTGCTTTTTTTGCCCATTTTCTCCATTTTGAGCTTTAAATAATTTTTTAAATTTAAAATCTATAAGTGTGTTGATATTAGGGTCAGCAACAAAGATTACATCTCCACCTTTCCCTCCATCTCCACCATCTGGACCTCCAAATTGTACATATTTCTCTCTTCTAAAAGCGGCTGAACCATCTCCACCATTACCAGCTTTAACCGTAATTATTACCTCATCTATAAACATCTATTACTCTCCTATTAACAGTTATTTTATCAATATATTTTACCCTATATTCTAAATTTTTTCAACATTTATTCGATATCCTTTTTGATAAAAAAAAGAGAAAAATTTACTCTTAATCACAACTTTTCTCAATCTGATTATAGTAAATTTTTCTCCCTATATAATTACTCTTCCTCTTGAGCTATTAAATTTTTCTCATACACTTTAAAGAATGGGAAATAGATAATAAGACTTACTACAACTAAAAGGAAGTAGAATATTAAGTTTCTAACATCTAGTGATGATAAATATCCTTGTATAAAAAATGGAGCAAATGATGGGTCTACAATATACCCCATAGAAATTAATTCTATTTTTTGAGCTATATATGTCATTGAAACTGTTACAATAGGAGTAAGTAAAAATGGTAATCCCAATATCGGATTAAATATTATTGGAGTTCCAAATATCACTGGCTCATTTATTCCACAAATCCCTGGAACAAAAGCTAATTTTCCCAGTGTTTTCAGTTGCTCTGATTTACTTCTTAGCATTAAAATAATTAACCCTAATGTATTTCCAGCTCCTCCCATTATAGCAACTCTGAACATTTGAAGGTTCATCAACATCTCTGGTTCTTTTCCCTGTCTTACAAGTTCAGCATTAATTCCAGTATTTGCAATTCCAATAGCAAATATTATTGGGAATATAACTGATGTTCCATTTATTCCAAATAACCATAATATATTTCCAAAAACTAATATTGCTAAGTATCCCCAAATGTTATTTCCTATATTTAAAGCTGGTGTTAATACAGCCATTATTAGATCTGGAATAGTTTTTCCTGTTTTTACAAAAATTATTACACTTAAACCATAAATTATAATAATATTTAAAAGTAATGGTATTAAAGCATTCATAAATGAAAGTACAGCTGGTGGTATATGCTCACTTTTAAACTTCCATCCTAGTCTCTCTACCAACATAGATATTTCAACACTTACTAGTGAAATAATGATAGCTATAAATAATCCATCTGCTCCTAGATAATGCATCACAATTTTACCATCTTCAATTGGAGCTGCTATCATTAAGAAAGTTGTCATTGAGATTAAACCAGATGTTAAATTATTTAGCTTGTACTCATTAGCTAAGGAATAAGCTATAGTAAAAGCTGTCATAAGTCCAACTACTCCCATTGTAAAATTAAATGGTTTTGTTATTATATCATAATTCTCTAAAGCAAATTTTTTCCAACCTATCATAAATTGTAAAAATATATTACTTGTATTTGGGTCTACTAATTCTAAATTTATCGGTGGATTCGCCACTATTAAGAATAAAGATCCTACAACTATAAGAGCAAGTGTCATCATCATTCCTACTGATATAGCTTGAAGATGTTTTTGACTCCCTAACTTACTTCCTATTGGTAATAATACCTTTTCTAATCTTTCTAAAAATTTCCCTTCCATATCTCCTCCCATTACTCTTGCCATGGATTAAACTTAAAAGCTGACGGTACTACATCATCTGGATTATACTTTTCTAATATCTTGTTATATCTCTCTTTATAATCATTATCTACTTCTTTTTGTGGAATAACTTTACTAGCTTCATTTAAGAAATGGAATGAGTCTCTTCCCATCTCTGCTCCTCTTACTGTATGCTTATCTAATGCATAATCAGGAATTTCTGGTACATATCCCATTGCAAAACTTTTTATTACAATATTTTTTAACAGATCACTTGATCTATCTTTTTCACATTTACAAAGATATCTTATAGCATGTATAAAGAATATTGGTCTATCCCCATCAGCATAGGCATACTCTTTTCTCATCTGTCTTAAGTTATTTACAAGTACTGCTGCCATAGGATCTCCCATTCCTATATCTTCTACAGATATAGCTGTAAGTCTTCTCCATAATTTTTCTTCCATTTGAGGTGAAGTAATATACATTTCATAAGCAAACTCACAAGCTGCCTCTACATTTCCTCTTCTTATTGATTTTTGAAGAGCTGATATAACCTCATCTCCAGCTAATCCATTTCTTGTAGTTGTTCTTGCCCAAGGGTCAGTAATAAATTTTTTTCCCATCTTATATCTCCTTTTTTTATAATTTTTATTGTATAATATGATTGGTGATGTACTTTGTTAGATATAAATTATATAGTAAAAAAACATAAATTAAACGATTTAGAAAAAAATATTCTTCTCTACATTCAAAATAAAATAAATAAAAATCAGAAACTCTCTATTCGAGAAACCGCTAAAGATAACTATACATCAACTACTGTTATCTATAGCTGTATTAAAAAAATTGGCTTTAAAAGTTTCCCAGATCTGATTTTTTATATTAAAAACTCCAATAAAAAACCAAATATTCAAACCGAGAT from Candidatus Fusobacterium pullicola includes:
- the obgE gene encoding GTPase ObgE, encoding MFIDEVIITVKAGNGGDGSAAFRREKYVQFGGPDGGDGGKGGDVIFVADPNINTLIDFKFKKLFKAQNGENGQKKQMYGKTGENLVIKVPVGTQVRDIETGKLLLDLNVAGEERVLLRGGKGGLGNVHFKSSIRKTPKIAGKGREGAELKVKLELKLIADVALVGYPSVGKSSFINRVSAANSKVGSYHFTTLEPKLGVVRLEEGKSFVIADIPGLIEGAHEGVGLGDKFLRHIERCKMIYHLVDVAEIEGRDAIEDYEKINTELRKFSEKLAKKKQIVLANKMDLLWDMEKYEKFKSYVEAQGNEVYPVSVILNEGIKEVLYRSWNMLEEIEREPLEEETNVDEVLREIRGDKEDFIITQDEDGTYVIEGRVLDGVLAKYVITMDDDSIVNFLHMMRSLGMEEAMRKAGIQDGDSVRIADVEFEYVE
- a CDS encoding PTS transporter subunit EIIC, whose protein sequence is MEGKFLERLEKVLLPIGSKLGSQKHLQAISVGMMMTLALIVVGSLFLIVANPPINLELVDPNTSNIFLQFMIGWKKFALENYDIITKPFNFTMGVVGLMTAFTIAYSLANEYKLNNLTSGLISMTTFLMIAAPIEDGKIVMHYLGADGLFIAIIISLVSVEISMLVERLGWKFKSEHIPPAVLSFMNALIPLLLNIIIIYGLSVIIFVKTGKTIPDLIMAVLTPALNIGNNIWGYLAILVFGNILWLFGINGTSVIFPIIFAIGIANTGINAELVRQGKEPEMLMNLQMFRVAIMGGAGNTLGLIILMLRSKSEQLKTLGKLAFVPGICGINEPVIFGTPIIFNPILGLPFLLTPIVTVSMTYIAQKIELISMGYIVDPSFAPFFIQGYLSSLDVRNLIFYFLLVVVSLIIYFPFFKVYEKNLIAQEEE